One genomic segment of bacterium includes these proteins:
- the metH gene encoding methionine synthase, whose amino-acid sequence MRLETFRKIVSEKILVLDGGMGTMIQAAKLSPEDYAGKMQLAKDQKGNNDLLSLTQPDLIRQIHSTYLSAGADLIETNTFNANQFSQADFACEHLVYEMNLTSVNLVREAIKLSSPSQSAYIAGSIGPSNRSVTLSPDVERPGYRATTFADVVQAYTPQINALIDGQVDFLLVETVFDTLLCKAILFAIDQAFAQKNTRLPVIVSGTIVDLSGRTLSGQTAKAFYHSIAHAPELAAVGLNCALGAKQMRPFLEELARDIPYPVIAYPNAGLPNEFGGYDQTPGQFCGELKEFLSRGLVNLVGGCCGTTPDHIRELKDLVEGVKPRVIPELKDHYLHLSGLEPYTKTPESNFFNIGERTNVTGSKKFLELVKNNDLDTALTIAREQVLSGAQALDLNVDEGLIDSRQIMRDFVNLLVSEPDISRVPFVFDSSKWEVIQAGLECCQGKSIVNSISLKEGEAEFIKHARLARAYGAAVIVMAFDEKGQADTLDRRIEICQRAYDILTKQVGFPAENIIFDPNILALATGIEEHNNYGVAFLDAVRWIKTNLPHAGVSGGLSNVSFSFRGNNTVRRAFNTIFLYHSIRAGLDMAIVNAAELDVYESIDPTLRDHIEDVIFNRSPDATERLVQFADKLKGTSTGKSASEDLTWRNLPVAERLTHALVKGIADFVEDDTAEAYRELKEPMLVIEGPLMSGMNVVGELFGSGKMFLPQVVKSARVMKKAVSVLLPYLENKKAAVSKKHGKILLATVKGDVHDIGKNIVGVVLGCNNYEILDLGVMVSCEKILETARQEEVDIIGLSGLITPSLDEMVHVAKEMERSGFKIPLLIGGATTSRKHTAVKIAPHYQHGVVHVNDASRAAPVVGKLINKTLKPEFLAEINSQYQKIADEFAQKKQDRHYLPIQEARKHKPQLSYDPVVPKFLGVKVYDDFPLARLRNFIDWGPFFNAWELPGRFPEILDSEQYGKEARSLYHDASQLLDTLIDKKLIRAKGVVGIFPANSTATDDLKVFSSEGKLEELITFNMLRQQGEKREGIFNTSLADYVAPLESGVRDYLGAFAVTSGIGLAALVQAAEKENDDYRSIMLKALADRLAEAFAECLHQIVRRELWAYAPDENLKPEAILREKYLGIRPAPGYPACPDHTEKEKLFKLLAVTKHTGIQLTESYAMTPAAAVCGLYFAHPESHYFGIGRILKDQVEEYAKRKGMTVAAVEQWLAPNLLD is encoded by the coding sequence ATGCGCCTAGAAACCTTTAGAAAAATTGTCAGTGAGAAAATTCTCGTGCTCGATGGGGGCATGGGAACAATGATTCAGGCTGCAAAGCTTAGTCCTGAAGATTACGCTGGGAAAATGCAGCTTGCCAAAGATCAAAAAGGCAATAACGACTTGCTATCACTGACTCAGCCAGATCTGATTCGGCAAATCCACTCAACTTACCTCTCAGCAGGTGCCGATCTGATTGAGACCAATACTTTTAATGCCAATCAATTTTCCCAAGCAGACTTTGCCTGTGAGCACTTAGTTTATGAGATGAATCTGACAAGCGTTAACCTAGTGCGCGAAGCGATTAAGCTTAGCTCGCCGAGTCAAAGTGCTTATATTGCTGGGTCGATTGGGCCTTCAAATCGCTCTGTTACTTTGTCACCTGATGTTGAGCGTCCAGGTTATCGCGCTACGACATTTGCTGATGTTGTTCAGGCCTATACGCCACAAATCAATGCGCTGATTGACGGGCAAGTTGATTTCCTGCTCGTCGAGACAGTTTTTGATACGCTGCTTTGTAAGGCTATTCTGTTTGCAATCGATCAAGCGTTTGCACAAAAAAATACTCGCTTGCCGGTTATAGTTTCAGGCACGATTGTTGATTTAAGTGGCCGCACGCTCTCCGGGCAAACCGCCAAGGCTTTCTATCATTCGATCGCGCATGCCCCAGAACTTGCTGCGGTTGGCTTAAACTGCGCACTTGGCGCAAAGCAAATGCGACCTTTTCTTGAAGAACTAGCTCGCGATATTCCTTATCCAGTCATTGCCTATCCGAATGCTGGACTACCCAATGAGTTTGGTGGCTACGACCAAACGCCGGGGCAGTTTTGTGGTGAATTAAAAGAGTTTTTGTCGCGCGGGCTGGTAAATTTAGTTGGTGGCTGTTGCGGAACAACGCCAGATCACATTCGCGAACTTAAAGACTTAGTCGAAGGTGTTAAGCCGCGAGTCATTCCGGAGCTTAAAGATCATTATCTTCATCTCTCTGGCTTAGAGCCATATACAAAAACTCCCGAGTCGAATTTTTTTAATATTGGCGAACGTACAAACGTAACTGGGTCGAAGAAATTTCTTGAACTAGTTAAAAATAATGATCTCGATACAGCTTTAACAATTGCGCGCGAGCAAGTGCTCTCTGGTGCCCAAGCTTTAGATCTCAATGTCGATGAGGGTTTGATTGATTCTCGGCAAATCATGCGTGATTTTGTGAATTTACTTGTATCCGAACCTGACATTTCGCGTGTTCCTTTCGTCTTTGATTCTTCAAAGTGGGAGGTGATTCAAGCTGGACTTGAATGCTGTCAAGGTAAGTCGATTGTTAACTCAATTAGCCTGAAGGAAGGGGAAGCGGAGTTTATTAAGCATGCCCGGCTTGCTCGTGCCTATGGGGCGGCTGTGATTGTCATGGCTTTTGATGAAAAGGGCCAAGCAGATACGCTCGATCGTCGCATTGAAATATGCCAGCGTGCCTATGATATTTTGACCAAGCAGGTTGGATTCCCGGCGGAAAATATTATCTTTGACCCCAACATTTTGGCTCTGGCGACGGGAATTGAAGAGCACAATAATTATGGCGTTGCCTTTCTTGATGCGGTGCGTTGGATTAAGACGAATTTGCCACATGCTGGCGTAAGTGGCGGTTTAAGTAACGTCTCTTTTTCCTTCCGCGGAAATAATACGGTGCGTAGGGCGTTTAATACTATTTTCTTATACCACTCCATTCGTGCCGGGCTTGACATGGCGATCGTCAATGCTGCTGAATTAGATGTTTATGAAAGTATTGACCCGACGTTACGTGATCACATTGAAGATGTTATTTTCAACCGTAGTCCTGATGCCACTGAGCGCTTGGTGCAATTTGCTGATAAATTAAAAGGAACTTCTACTGGAAAATCGGCAAGCGAGGATCTAACTTGGCGAAATCTCCCCGTAGCGGAGCGGCTGACGCATGCACTAGTCAAAGGCATTGCTGATTTTGTAGAAGATGACACCGCTGAAGCTTATCGTGAACTTAAAGAACCAATGCTTGTAATTGAAGGCCCCTTAATGTCTGGGATGAACGTAGTGGGAGAACTTTTTGGCAGTGGCAAGATGTTTTTGCCGCAAGTTGTAAAAAGTGCGCGTGTAATGAAAAAAGCCGTTAGCGTGCTGCTGCCATATTTAGAAAACAAAAAGGCTGCAGTTAGCAAGAAGCATGGCAAGATCTTGCTTGCAACCGTTAAGGGCGATGTGCATGACATTGGGAAAAACATTGTCGGAGTTGTCTTGGGCTGTAACAACTACGAGATCCTCGATCTTGGTGTGATGGTTTCTTGTGAGAAGATTTTAGAAACAGCTCGACAGGAAGAGGTCGATATTATCGGCTTAAGTGGCTTAATTACTCCATCGCTTGATGAGATGGTGCATGTGGCTAAAGAAATGGAGCGCTCAGGCTTTAAAATCCCGCTCTTAATCGGTGGGGCGACAACTTCACGCAAACACACTGCGGTGAAAATTGCTCCACATTACCAGCACGGCGTGGTGCATGTAAATGATGCCTCGCGAGCAGCACCGGTTGTCGGCAAGTTGATTAATAAAACGCTCAAGCCCGAATTCCTTGCGGAAATTAACTCTCAATATCAGAAAATTGCCGATGAGTTTGCGCAAAAAAAACAAGACCGACATTATTTACCGATTCAAGAAGCCCGCAAGCATAAGCCACAGCTGAGCTATGACCCAGTTGTGCCAAAATTTTTAGGCGTCAAAGTTTATGACGATTTTCCGCTTGCTAGGTTAAGAAATTTCATTGATTGGGGACCTTTCTTTAATGCCTGGGAACTCCCGGGGCGGTTCCCAGAGATTCTAGATTCAGAGCAATATGGCAAGGAAGCTAGAAGCCTTTATCATGACGCAAGTCAGTTGCTAGATACCTTGATTGACAAAAAACTGATCCGTGCCAAAGGCGTTGTTGGAATTTTTCCGGCAAATTCTACAGCTACAGATGATCTTAAAGTTTTTTCTTCGGAAGGTAAGTTGGAAGAGCTGATCACATTTAATATGTTGCGCCAGCAGGGGGAAAAGCGCGAAGGAATTTTTAACACTTCACTTGCCGATTATGTTGCTCCATTAGAGTCGGGGGTGCGTGATTACTTGGGCGCGTTTGCTGTGACGTCTGGAATTGGCTTAGCTGCGCTGGTTCAAGCTGCAGAAAAAGAGAACGATGACTACCGCTCGATTATGCTTAAGGCCTTAGCTGACCGTTTAGCTGAAGCTTTTGCTGAGTGTTTGCATCAGATCGTTCGTCGCGAGCTTTGGGCCTATGCGCCGGATGAGAATTTAAAGCCTGAGGCAATACTTCGCGAAAAATATCTAGGTATTCGTCCAGCGCCAGGCTATCCAGCCTGTCCCGACCACACGGAGAAGGAAAAGTTATTCAAGCTTCTAGCCGTAACTAAACACACTGGGATACAGCTTACGGAATCATATGCAATGACTCCGGCTGCAGCAGTTTGTGGACTTTATTTCGCCCATCCGGAAAGTCACTATTTTGGAATTGGTAGAATTCTTAAAGACCAAGTTGAAGAGTATGCAAAGCGTAAGGGCATGACAGTTGCTGCGGTGGAGCAGTGGTTAGCTCCGAATTTGTTAGATTAA
- a CDS encoding Fic family protein, which translates to MKSISSKSISQLRELNPKLEHLYDKLIKRLIEGHLIGSTLVEGSTFTEYQAQQVLNGKVIHGHAVDEHLELTNGIQSASYIHRIFLQHELITTKHIDQAHKILMSGIGKPRDKTPGKNRGATNLSAYTMRTEGSKLVEVQYANPIEVKEQYQAFLDFHINKHLASNRKLAIGALAKLYFHFQMLHPYTDGNGRIGRFLVSAKVASELGYFFRFELNDGPEHLKIMMQMTGQYVKDKAKISYSHLEKFLDKHLTSL; encoded by the coding sequence ATGAAAAGTATATCATCTAAAAGCATCTCGCAATTAAGGGAGTTAAATCCAAAGCTAGAACATCTCTATGACAAACTCATTAAGCGTTTAATCGAAGGACATTTAATTGGCTCAACACTAGTCGAAGGTTCTACGTTCACAGAATATCAAGCCCAGCAAGTCTTAAACGGTAAAGTAATCCATGGACATGCTGTTGATGAACACCTTGAATTAACAAACGGTATTCAAAGCGCAAGTTATATTCATCGCATTTTCTTGCAACATGAATTGATTACTACAAAACATATAGACCAAGCTCACAAAATCTTAATGAGTGGGATTGGAAAGCCAAGAGATAAAACCCCAGGCAAAAATCGCGGCGCAACTAACCTCAGTGCTTATACAATGCGGACAGAAGGTTCTAAGCTGGTAGAAGTACAGTACGCAAATCCGATTGAGGTTAAAGAACAATATCAAGCTTTTCTTGATTTTCATATTAATAAGCACTTAGCGAGTAATCGAAAGTTAGCAATCGGTGCGTTGGCAAAACTCTATTTTCATTTTCAAATGCTGCATCCCTATACTGATGGGAATGGACGTATCGGCCGGTTTCTCGTTAGTGCTAAGGTTGCAAGTGAACTAGGATATTTCTTTCGTTTTGAACTCAATGATGGCCCTGAACACCTGAAGATTATGATGCAAATGACTGGGCAATATGTAAAAGATAAAGCTAAAATTTCGTATTCGCATTTAGAAAAATTTTTGGATAAACACTTAACCTCGCTATGA
- a CDS encoding lytic murein transglycosylase, translating into MKKSVFAHLSLIILGATSPAFAIDTMLASKLSQELSKEPFFTQQQSSTVTSYQPKQGLRGWDHAFKILSTKGIDPKHLEAILSDPRLPRHEPLIFSLNPRESHYPYRKLNTKRNRANALNFYRKHRTDFLRAETEFNVPASVILSILQVETYCGKNTGKRPTFHGLLRLANATDAESLEATYRRRKAENPNVTREAVYQRAKYLEDTFMPHVVAAIILASRSNLSPLDLRGSGAGALGIPQFLPGNVLAYGVDGDRNGRVDIFTPADAINSVAKFLAHHGWSSAQMTSSAKRQAIWHYNRSEPYISTVLAMAEMLRTSMRQS; encoded by the coding sequence ATGAAAAAAAGTGTCTTTGCACATTTAAGCTTGATTATTCTGGGGGCCACGTCTCCGGCGTTTGCCATCGACACAATGTTAGCAAGCAAACTCTCACAAGAATTAAGCAAAGAGCCCTTTTTTACTCAGCAACAATCGAGCACGGTCACTTCATATCAACCAAAACAGGGCTTACGAGGCTGGGATCATGCCTTTAAAATCCTGAGCACTAAGGGCATAGATCCAAAGCACCTTGAAGCAATTTTATCTGACCCGCGCCTACCGCGCCATGAACCTTTGATTTTCTCACTTAACCCACGTGAATCGCACTACCCTTACCGCAAACTTAACACCAAACGTAATCGCGCCAATGCTTTAAATTTCTATCGTAAGCACCGCACAGATTTTCTTCGTGCTGAAACTGAGTTTAATGTTCCGGCAAGTGTGATTTTATCGATTCTACAAGTCGAAACTTATTGCGGGAAAAATACTGGCAAACGTCCTACCTTCCATGGATTACTACGCCTGGCAAATGCAACCGATGCAGAAAGCCTCGAGGCGACATATCGCAGACGTAAAGCCGAAAACCCAAATGTAACTCGAGAAGCTGTATATCAGCGGGCAAAGTATCTCGAAGACACTTTTATGCCGCACGTGGTTGCGGCAATTATTCTAGCGTCGCGCTCAAATTTAAGCCCGCTTGATTTACGGGGCTCGGGTGCCGGGGCGCTCGGTATTCCTCAGTTTCTTCCGGGAAACGTGCTCGCTTATGGTGTAGATGGAGACAGGAATGGCCGGGTCGATATCTTCACTCCTGCTGATGCAATTAATTCTGTTGCAAAATTCCTTGCGCATCATGGCTGGAGCAGCGCACAGATGACTTCTAGCGCAAAGCGTCAGGCAATTTGGCACTACAATCGCTCCGAGCCATATATCAGCACGGTGCTGGCTATGGCCGAGATGCTGCGCACTTCCATGCGGCAGTCGTAG
- a CDS encoding NAD(P)-dependent oxidoreductase, whose translation MTTKPRIVVFGGAGYIGSSLVRHLINHGFAVRVLDNFRYGDDGLKGLDSPDLEILDGDLCDVREVSHAVRDAEAVVLLAAVVGHRFQEVKHSGIRDVNFLASTVALDAAIEHGVERFIFASTDSVYGNVSGVVFETTTPEPVSLYARLKLRMEERVIRAKRTGIHSTVLRIAQCHGFSPRMRFDAVANQLMRDAVCKKSIFIGSAEQCRAMIHVDDVAQAILACLRAHVNLISGETFNLGDNDQNLAVSDVVQVVNSLVPGTAVEIGEEDADLLNYHLSSTKIEKILDWTPKYSLEASLVGLKEKIENGYFANPYSIQYQNTDWL comes from the coding sequence ATGACTACAAAACCCAGAATTGTCGTTTTTGGTGGCGCGGGATATATCGGCTCCAGTCTTGTGCGGCACTTAATCAATCATGGCTTCGCTGTCAGAGTGCTAGATAATTTTCGCTATGGCGATGATGGATTAAAAGGGCTTGATTCCCCCGATTTAGAAATTCTGGATGGCGATCTCTGTGACGTCCGTGAAGTTTCGCATGCAGTCAGAGATGCCGAGGCTGTTGTCCTACTTGCCGCTGTGGTCGGACACCGTTTTCAAGAAGTTAAGCATTCAGGTATTCGCGATGTTAATTTTCTTGCCTCAACGGTAGCGCTTGATGCTGCAATTGAGCACGGAGTGGAGCGCTTTATTTTCGCCTCGACAGACAGCGTCTATGGCAATGTCAGTGGCGTTGTTTTTGAAACTACCACCCCTGAACCTGTGAGTCTTTACGCGCGCTTAAAGCTGCGCATGGAAGAGCGCGTGATTCGGGCCAAGCGCACCGGGATTCACTCTACTGTGCTACGCATCGCACAGTGTCATGGATTTTCTCCGCGGATGCGCTTTGATGCGGTAGCAAATCAATTAATGCGCGACGCTGTATGCAAAAAGTCAATTTTTATTGGTAGCGCCGAGCAATGCCGGGCGATGATTCATGTTGATGATGTAGCTCAAGCAATCTTGGCTTGTCTCCGGGCTCATGTAAATTTAATTAGCGGAGAGACCTTTAATCTGGGAGACAATGACCAGAATCTAGCCGTCAGTGACGTTGTTCAGGTTGTTAATAGCCTGGTTCCAGGCACTGCAGTTGAAATTGGAGAAGAGGATGCTGACCTTTTAAATTACCATCTTTCCTCGACAAAGATTGAGAAAATTTTAGACTGGACCCCGAAGTATTCCTTGGAAGCAAGCCTAGTTGGACTGAAAGAAAAGATCGAAAATGGCTATTTCGCAAACCCCTATTCGATTCAGTACCAAAACACCGATTGGCTATAA
- a CDS encoding cysteine--tRNA ligase: MGEKLKLYNTLTRTTDVFEPLSKGEVKIYCCGPTVYNYQHIGNLRTYIFEDILVRTLRFAGYSVRHVMNITDVGHLVSDADEGEDKMALAAKRERKSSAEIAAYYTEIFFNHCALLNIQRPEIVCKAADHIQEMIELIKRLEAKGIAYESGGNVYLDITKVDDYGKLARLPLDQLQAGARIEVDSKKRNTLDFALWFTKSKFENQELQWDSPWGRGYPGWHIECSAMSMKYLGESFDIHCGGIDHIPVHHTNEIAQSEGATGKPFSRFWLHGGFLLDNNDKMSKSKGGFLTLDKLLERKIDPIAYRLFCFTSKYSQELSFSWESLEASINTLKKIKSTILSIKAVSGSSLQGSDSDRGNLVHSDPNNPQSQVRQAQSNQYSQLFNAALFDDLNMPRAIAVLHQLLSDSSLASADKLCLLYKFDQVLGLGIETWEEGTVEIPAAVLTLLEGRQAARKAKDFKLADELRDKILAQGFVIEDSATGPKLKRQS, from the coding sequence ATGGGTGAAAAGCTTAAACTATACAATACGCTCACAAGAACCACAGATGTCTTCGAACCCTTATCCAAGGGCGAAGTTAAAATCTATTGCTGTGGGCCAACGGTCTATAATTATCAGCATATTGGCAACTTAAGAACCTACATTTTCGAAGACATTCTAGTCCGCACCCTAAGATTTGCTGGCTACTCCGTGCGCCACGTGATGAATATTACTGACGTTGGTCACCTTGTTTCTGATGCCGATGAAGGCGAAGACAAAATGGCTCTTGCCGCCAAGCGCGAGCGAAAGAGCTCAGCAGAAATAGCTGCCTACTATACAGAGATATTCTTTAACCACTGTGCGCTATTAAACATTCAACGTCCTGAGATCGTCTGTAAAGCCGCCGATCACATCCAAGAAATGATTGAATTGATCAAGCGCCTTGAGGCTAAGGGCATTGCCTACGAAAGTGGAGGAAACGTCTATCTCGATATCACTAAAGTTGATGATTACGGCAAGCTTGCTCGCTTGCCGCTCGACCAACTTCAAGCCGGAGCGCGCATTGAAGTCGATAGCAAAAAGCGTAACACCCTAGACTTTGCGCTATGGTTTACCAAATCAAAGTTTGAAAATCAGGAACTCCAGTGGGATTCACCTTGGGGCCGAGGCTATCCAGGGTGGCATATTGAATGTAGCGCTATGTCGATGAAATACCTGGGGGAGAGTTTCGATATTCACTGCGGCGGGATTGATCACATCCCTGTGCATCACACCAATGAGATTGCACAAAGCGAAGGTGCGACTGGAAAACCCTTTTCGCGCTTTTGGCTGCACGGCGGGTTTCTGCTGGACAACAATGACAAAATGTCAAAATCCAAAGGAGGGTTTCTCACACTAGATAAACTGCTTGAGCGTAAAATCGACCCTATCGCCTACAGATTATTTTGTTTCACAAGTAAATATAGCCAAGAGTTATCGTTTAGTTGGGAGAGTCTCGAAGCAAGCATCAACACCTTGAAAAAAATTAAATCAACGATCTTAAGTATCAAAGCTGTCTCGGGCTCGTCATTGCAAGGGAGCGATAGCGACCGTGGCAATCTCGTCCACTCCGACCCTAATAACCCACAATCACAAGTCCGTCAGGCTCAGTCAAACCAATATAGCCAACTTTTCAACGCAGCACTCTTCGACGACCTCAACATGCCGCGAGCTATTGCCGTACTACATCAGCTTTTATCCGACAGCAGCTTGGCTAGTGCCGACAAGCTGTGCCTACTTTACAAGTTTGACCAAGTTCTTGGACTTGGCATTGAAACTTGGGAAGAAGGAACAGTAGAGATTCCAGCAGCAGTACTGACGCTACTTGAAGGTCGCCAAGCTGCAAGAAAAGCCAAGGATTTCAAGCTTGCCGATGAGCTGCGCGACAAAATTCTTGCCCAGGGGTTTGTAATTGAAGATAGTGCGACTGGACCAAAACTAAAACGCCAAAGTTAG